One region of Rhizoctonia solani chromosome 9, complete sequence genomic DNA includes:
- a CDS encoding Retrotransposon-derived protein PEG10, with the protein MELPDPYKGSTRGQKATQWLDRMFLWVALHCHQFDKVEQMVVWILYHTEDKAAVLDMVKTDQYKWLHAGPSPNLALPLINNIIKGEGSAPKNIQALGVYFKEAFANPDTKWAAVQKIASLAQTTSTAEYVPKLCKLIGELDCNKEAYIAQFTRGLHWKVKELLSTKYNIPEELKAIFVVAIKIDNTCCKNEKNCPKSKGKTLITATTSTTTTTH; encoded by the exons ATGGAGCTCCCAGATCCTTATAAAGGAAGCACCAGGGGACAGAAGGCCACTCAATGGCTTGACAGAATGTTCCTTTGGGTAGCTCTACATTGTCACCAATTTGACAAAGTAGAGcagatggtggtatggatcCTATACCACACAGAAGACAAGGCagctgtcctggacatggtcaagACAGACCAGTACAaatggttgcatgctggcccaagcccaaatttg GCACTCCCCCTCATCAATAACATCATAAAGGGAGAAGGGTCAGCCCCCAAAAACATCCAGGCCTTAGGAGTATACttcaaggaagcctttgccaacCCAGACACAAAATGGGCTGCTGTGCAAAAAATTGCCTCCCTTGCCCAGACCACATCCACAGCAGAATATGTCCCAAAGCTCTGCAAACTTATAGGAGAACTAGACTGTAACAAGGAAgcatacattgcccagtttacaAGGGGTCTTCATTGGAAGGTCAAAGAGCTCCTGTCTACTAAATACAACATCCCTgaagagctcaaagccatcttTGTGGTGGCTATCAAAATAGACAATACCTGCTGCAAGAATGAAAAGAACTGCCCCAAGTCCAAAGGCAAAACCCTGATCACAgcaaccacctccaccaccactaccacacATTAG
- a CDS encoding reverse transcriptase domain, translating into MHLCPDGWEVKLCKLNLLGDFGNVLDDLQNSFHIVAIGQVKHTVLHDNHNSAQARPIIILEYIEAKLSKVRYSGSYNQVTPEQLICLFLAAPFEVVNKPSVLGKFRIIQGFYFPHSKLLLSIKAQINASNFPCTWGFFHNFAKIVTAAPKDLLQQPVILTQPAAKSLYTKTTGSMWLYIGQAILCRCQSAI; encoded by the coding sequence ATGCATCTCTGCCCAGATGGGTGGGAAGTCAAACTCTGCAAGCTCAACCTGCTAGGAGATTTTGGCAATGTTCTGGATGATCTACAAAACAGTTTCCACATTgttgccattggccaagtAAAACACACAGTTTTACATGACAACCATAACTCAGCCCAGGCTAGACCCATCATTATCCTAGAATACATTGAAGCCAAGTTATCTAAAGTCAGATACTCTGGCTCTTATAACCAAGTTACCCCAGAGCAATTAATTTGCCTATTTTTGGCTGCTCCCTTTGAGGTTGTCAACAAGCCATCTGTGCTGGGCAAATTTAGGATCATACAGGGTTTTTACTTCCCACATAGCAAGTTGTTGTTGTCTATAAAGGCTCAAATCAATGCAAGCAATTTCCCATGTACCTGGGGATTCTTCCATAACTTTGCCAAAATTGTCACTGCAGCCCCCAAGGATCTCTTGCAGCAACCTGTGATACTGACACAGCCTGCTGCCAAATCCCTATACACCAAGACAACTGGGTCCATGTGGTTGTACATTGGGCAGGCAATTTTATGCAGATGTCAGAGTGCAATTTGA
- a CDS encoding Retrotransposable element Tf2 protein, whose translation MDLHMHDYPAETLQTLINSRATSNFISPCIVEKLKIPKSLLKNPQVVRMLDSTISLTGSIWDQVQLAVLANGHSHSIPFLFCPIGNTPAILGMTWLTQESPLIDWQQGIVTFPKYSNIALEEEANPSPTNNLPIQYHKFASVFGEEEFKVLPLH comes from the coding sequence ATGGACCTACACATGCATGACTACCCAGCAGAAACCCTCCAAACCCTAATCAACTCCAGAGCCACCTCAAATTTCATATCACCTTGTATTGttgaaaaactcaaaatcccaaaatccctactcaaaaatccacaagtagtgagaatgttagacaGTACAATCTCCCTGACTGGTTCTATTTGGGACCAGGTACAACTTGcagttttggccaatggtcATTCACACTCCATCCCCTTCCTTTTTTgtcccattggcaacacacCTGCcatcctaggcatgacatggttaacccAAGAATCCCCTctcattgactggcaacagggaatAGTTACCTTCCCCAAATACTCCAACATTGcattggaagaggaagccaaTCCAAGTCCCACAAACAATCTTCCAATTCAATATCACAAATTTGCCAGTGtctttggagaagaggagttcAAAGTCCTACCCCTGCATTGA
- a CDS encoding Retrotransposable element Tf2 protein, which translates to MNNLFRDFIEITVVIYLDNILIFSENPKDHPGHVREVLSRLMKNQPFCKLSKCHFHVTTVNYLGIVIFPKGFSTDQIKVEAVTSWLTPRTVKEVQAFLGFVNYLQCCIPNFSTVAQPLHNLTKKDTPWSWDTATEEASQELETLVTNSPVLICSNPKLPYYLETDASEVAMGAILSQRSSNEANYNPHNKELLAIIKALEEWYIFLEATHSPIQVFMDNRNLEYWMNARNYNQRHTQWQIFLSDFNFEIHYQLGKQSGKPDALSKRLDYRDLEQEPEVIPPLEIFALYTPKVQTVQALKSKP; encoded by the exons atgaacaactTATTCAGGGACTTCATAGAGATAACAGTAGTCATATACCTGGACAACATCCTTATTTTCTCTGAaaaccccaaggaccaccctGGTCATGTAAGGGAAGTCTTGTCAAggttaatgaagaaccagccTTTTTGCAAACTCTCAaaatgtcacttccatgTTACCACTGTCAATTACCTGGGAATTGTCATCTTCCCCAAAGGCTTCTCTACAGATCAGATAAAGGTAGAAGCAGTTACATCCTGGCTGACCCCTAGAACAGTTAAAGAAGTCCAGGCATTCTTGGGATTTGTAAACTACCTGCAATGCtgcatccccaacttcagcacAGTTGCACAACCCCTACACAACTTAACCAAGAAGGACACCCCATGGTCCTGGGACACAGCAACAGAAGAAGCCTCTCAGGAACTTGAAACCTTGGTTACAAACAGCCCAGTTTTAATCTGCTCAAACCCCAAACTCCCCTactaccttgaaacagatgCTTCTGAAgttgccatgggagcaatcctGAGCCAAAGAAGCTCCAATG AAGCTAACTACAAcccccacaacaaggaactattggcaattattAAGGCACTTGAGGAATGGtatatcttcttggaagcaacaCACTCCCCCATCCAAGTCTTTATGGATAACAgaaacttggaatattggatgaaTGCAAGAAACTACAACCAAAGACACACACAATGGCAGATTTTCCTAAGTGATTttaactttgagatccattaCCAACTGGGtaaacaatcagggaaaccagatgcattGTCAAAAAGATTGGACTACAGGGACTTGGAACAGGAACCAGAAGTAATACCACCTCTGGAGATTTTTGCACTGTATACCCCAAAGGTACAGACAGTCCAAGCCCTAAAGTCCAAGCCTTAG